In Oncorhynchus kisutch isolate 150728-3 linkage group LG5, Okis_V2, whole genome shotgun sequence, a genomic segment contains:
- the LOC109890621 gene encoding beta-galactoside alpha-2,6-sialyltransferase 2 gives MTPRSSTMTPTMKQWRQLVLVVMLAWLLIFLALLSHFLDPRDVDLRSPSSLTHTETRRLASIQGSPSGIRASPLEVTSSSSPTNQDPSHSQQGKQEALELSQNGDLVVWKKVSDQEERVYQEREEKIRRERLRRRRRKGSMSRAEQRGRDGYYLSQSKVVVQQLRRGIASAGMLAPHLQKSMRDYLNLNRHHVAYRGRRRGRQSGREVLCELKEQARLRTLDGTEQPFSGLAWDRLVPPRPLEQLWGQGSKFKSCAVVTSAGAILNSSLGREIDSHEAVLRFNAAPTEGYENDVGNKTTIRIINSQILARPRHRFTTSSLYKGMTLVAWDPAPYSVDLPRWYRNPDYDLFTPYEERRRLHPTQPFYILHPKFIWQLWDVIQGNTQENIQPNPPSSGFIGIVLMMSLCEEVHVYEYIPSLRQTDLCHYHEHHYDPACTLGAYHPLLFEKLLVQRMNSASQHDLKTKGKVTLSGFSAINCGP, from the exons ATGACTCCCAGGTCCTCCACCATGACCCCAACCATGAAGCAGTGGAGGCAGCTGGTTCTGGTGGTGATGCTGGCCTGGCTCCTCATCTTCCTGGCCCTGCTCTCCCACTTCCTGGACCCCCGGGATGTGGATCTCCGCTCGCCCTCCTCGCTCACCCACACCGAGACCCGCCGTCTGGCCTCCATCCAGGGTAGTCCATCGGGCATCAGGGCTTCTCCTCTTGAGGTGACATCCTCATCTTCCCCCACCAACCAGGATCCCAGCCACAGCCAACAGGGAAAACAGGAGGCCCTGGAGCTGAGCCAGAATGGTGACTTGGTGGTCTGGAAAAAGGTGAGCGACCAGGAGGAGAGGGTGTATCAGGAAAGGGAAGAGAAGATaaggagggagagactgagaaggaggaggaggaaagggagcaTGTCCAGGGCTGAGCAGCGGGGCAGAGACGGCTACTATTTATCCCAGTCCAAGGTAGTGGTCCAGCAGCTGCGAAGGGGCATTGCCTCAGCGGGAATGCTCGCTCCACACCTGCAGAAGTCCATGAGGGACTACCTGAATCTCAACAGGCATCACGTGGCCTACAGGGGGCGGCGCAGGGGTAGGCAGAGCGGAAGGGAGGTACTCTGTGAACTGAAGGAGCAGGCCAGGTTGAGGACACTGGATGGGACAGAGCAACCCTTCTCTGGGCTGGCCTGGGACAGGCTAGTGCCCCCACGACCTCTGGAGCAGCTTTGGGGCCAGGGGTCAAAGTTCAAGTCGTGTGCGGTGGTCACCTCGGCCGGGGCTATCCTCAACTCTTCCCTAGGGAGAGAAATTG ATTCCCATGAGGCTGTGCTTCGCTTCAACGCTGCTCCTACAGAGGGCTATGAGAATGACGTGGGCAACAAGACCACCATCCGCATCATCAACTCTCAG ATACTTGCCCGGCCCAGGCATCGCTTCACCACCAGCTCTTTGTATAAGGGTATGACACTGGTGGCCTGGGATCCTGCACCGTACTCTGTGGACCTGCCCAGG tgGTACAGGAACCCAGACTATGACCTGTTCACCCCGTATGAAGAGCGCCGGCGGCTCCACCCCACACAACCGTTCTACATCCTCCACCCCAAGTTCATCTGGCAGCTGTGGGACGTGATCCAGGGGAACACCCAGGAGAACATCCAGCCTAACCCCCCGTCCTCTGGGTTCATAG GCATTGTCCTGATGATGTCGCTGTGCGAGGAGGTCCATGTCTATGAGTACATCCCTTCTCTGCGTCAGACAGACCTGTGCCACTACCACGAGCACCACTACGACCCAGCCTGCACCCTTGGGGCGTACCACCCCCTGCTCTTTGAGAAGCTACTGGTCCAGAGGATGAACAGCGCCTCCCAGCACGACCTCAAAACCAAGGGCAAGGTCACGCTGTCGGGGTTCAGCGCGATCAACTGTGGGccatga